The Henckelia pumila isolate YLH828 chromosome 2, ASM3356847v2, whole genome shotgun sequence genome includes a window with the following:
- the LOC140878069 gene encoding uncharacterized protein yields MKGYEETEVLTISSDDPTDEWILESGCTYHMSPRKDWFSDFKEAETGYVLLGNNESCKILGVGSIKLKMWDGSVKILSDVRYIPDLKRNLISLGTLDQKGLTYKAQGDILKVVKGSLAIMKSILKQGLYVLQGNTLSSKTHMATSNKNQTIFWHQRLGHMKLASSKQAEQSFHEKEQLPTKNNTSKNDEGGADHKLTEEFFDMSHTNNERSHHATDIMDENKDYLSDDTFSDKHQEDYLLARDRVRRKIRLPSRFASSEFTAFALNVVDLMDLKEPTTYKKTVKSKDKAKWLKAVKEEFSSLIKNNTWILIDKPKDKKVIGCKWVFKKNPQVPEVEGPRFKARLVAKGFSQIEGIDYHEVSSSVVKHSFIRILLAITAMQDLEFEQLDVKTDFLHGNLEEKILMAQPKGFEIDPQAGKFCLLQKSIYCLKQSPRQWYKRFDVFMLQHGYMRSKFDSCVYFRKLQNQYFIYLLIYVDYMIIACKDLSEIQKLKYQLNSEFEMKNLGATKQILGIEIRRDRKLRTLTLSQGRYIDKVLNLFKMAESKAVSKFYWCSFQANVSTAGSRGIRGHSYEEYTLF; encoded by the exons ATGAAAGGTTATGAAGAAACCGAAGTCCTAACTATCTCATCTGATGATCCAACAGATGAATGGATCCTTGAGTCAGGATGCACTTATCACATGTCTCCAAGAAAGGACTGGTTCTCAGACTTTAAAGAAGCAGAAACCGGTTATGTGCTACTTGGCAACAATGAGTCTTGCAAAATTCTGGGAGTTGGATCAATAAAGTTAAAAATGTGGGATGGATCAGTTAAGATTTTGTCGGATGTAAGATATATTCCTGACCTAAAGAGAAACTTGATCTCCTTAGGTACATTAGATCAAAAAGGACTAACCTATAAAGCTCAAGGTGACATTCTCAAGGTTGTAAAGGGCTCATTAGCTATAATGAAATCCATCCTGAAACAAGGGTTGTATGTGCTTCAAGGGAATACCTTATCATCTAAAACTCATATGGCTACATCTAATAAGAATCAAACTATTTTTTGGCATCAAAGGCTCGGGCATATGA AGTTAGCCAGCTCTAAACAAGCTGAGCAGAGTTTTCATGAAAAGGAACAGCTTCCAACAAAAAACAATACTTCTAAGAATGATGAAGGTGGAGCTGATCACAAGCTAACTGAAGAATTTTTTGATATGAGTCATACAAATAATGAGAGATCACATCATGCCACTGATATAATGGATGAAAACAAAGATTATCTAAGTGATGATACATTCAGTGACAAACATCAGGAAGATTATCTATTGGCAAGAGATAGAGTCAGAAGAAAAATTAGATTGCCTTCTAGATTTGCATCTTCTGAATTCACAGCTTTTGCACTAAATGTAGTTGATTTGATGGATTTAAAAGAACCTACCACTTATAAAAAGACTGTGAAAAGTAAGGACAAGGCAAAATGGTTGAAAGCCGTGAAAGAGGAATTCAGTTCTTTGATCAAGAATAACACATGGATATTAATTGATAAACCAAAAGATAAGAAGGTGATAGGCTGTAAGTGGGTATTTAAGAAGAATCCACAAGTTCCAGAAGTTGAAGGGCCAAGGTTTAAGGCCAGGCTGGTTGCAAAGGGATTCTCACAGattgaagggattgattatCATGAGGTTTCCTCATCTGTGGTAAAGCACTCCTTCATTCGTATTTTACTTGCAATCACAGCAATGCAAGATTTGGAGTTTGAGCAGTTAGATGTCAAAACAGATTTCTTACATGGGAATCTTGAAGAAAAGATCCTAATGGCTCAACCAAAGGGTTTTGAAATTGATCCTCAAGCTGGAAAATTTTGTTTGCTGCAAAAGTCAATCTATTGCTTAAAGCAATCACCTAGACAGTGGTACAAACGTTTTGATGTCTTCATGCTACAACATGGTTATATGAGGTCAAAGTTTGATAGTTGTGTCTATTTTAGAAAGCTTCAAAATCAGTATTTCATCTATTTATTGATTTATGTTGATTACATGATCATAGCTTGTAAAGATCTGAGTGAAATTCAGAAGTTGAAGTATCAACTTAACTCcgaatttgaaatgaaaaacCTGGGTGCAACAAAACAAATATTAGGAATTGAGATAAGAAGGGACAGAAAGCTGAGAACTCTGACATTGTCACAAGGAAGATACATAGATAAGGTTCTGAATCTATTCAAGATGGCTGAATCAAAGGCTGTTAGCAAGTTCTATTGGTGCTCATTTCAAGCTAATGTCAGTACAGCAGGATCAAGAGGAATTAGAGGCCATTCATATGAAGAATATACCCTATTCTAA